The following is a genomic window from Streptomyces sp. BHT-5-2.
GCCCTCCCCCAGGTCGGGCAGGGTGAACTCGCGCACCACGGCCATCACGCATCACGTCCTTCGGTCCAGCGCGACTCCCACTGGAGGCGGGCGACGGTGTCCAGGATCCGGTCCACACCGGGGAGGTGGTGCCGCTCCAGCATGGGCGGCGGGTAGGGGATGTCGAAGCCGGCGACGCGCAGCACCGGCGCCTCCAGGTGGTGGAAGCAGCGCTCGGTGACCCGCGCGGCTATCTCGCCGCCGGGGCCCCCGAAACCGTTGGACTCGTGGACGACGACGGCCCGGCCGGTGCGCCGTACGGACGCGCAGACCGTCTCGTCGTCGAACGGCACCAGGGTGCGCAGGTCGACGACCTCCAGATCCCAGCCCTCGGCGCGGGCGGCCTCGGCGGCCTCCAGGCAGACGGGCAGCGACGGGCCGTAGGTGAGCAGCGTGGCGCTGCTGCCGCGGCGGCGGATCTCGGCGCGGCCCAGGGGGGCGACGGGGGTGGGTGCGTCCGGGGACCAGTCGGACTTGGTCCAGTAGAGCCGCTTCGGTTCGAGGAAGACGACCGGGTCGTCGGAGGCGATGGAGGCGCGCAGCAGGCCGTAGGCGTCCTCGACGGTGCCGGGGGTGACGACCTGGAGGCCGGGGGTGGCGAGGTAGTACGCCTCGGAGGAGTCGCTGTGGTGCTCGACGCCGCCGATACCCCCGCCGTAGGGGATGCGGATGGTCAGCGGCATGGGGACCGCGCCGCGGGTGCGGTTGCGCATCCGGGCGACATGGCTGACCAGCTGCTCGAACGCCGGGTAGGCGAAGGCGTCGAACTGCATCTCCACGACCGGCCGCAGCCCGTACATCGCCATCCCGACGGCGGTGCCCAGGATGCCGGCCTCGGCGAGCGGGGTGTCGCTGCAGCGGTCCTCGCCGAACTCCGCGGCCAGGCCGTCGGTGACCCGGAAGACGCCGCCCAGGGCGCCGACGTCCTCGCCCATGACGTGGACGGCGGGGTCCTCGGCCATGGCGTCGCGCAGCGCGCGGGTGAGCGCCTGCGCCATGGTGGCCGGTTTGCGCGCGGCGGGCGCGGTGGTGGTCGTCATGACCTGGCCTCCTGGGCGGGGGGCGCGGTGCCCGTGGCGGTCTCGGGGTGTCCTTCGGCCTCGGCGGCCAGCTCGGCGCGCAACTGGGCGGCCTGGGCACGGAGTTGATCGCTCTGTTCGGTGAAGACGTGGTCGAACAGATCCATCGGCTCCAGCGGTGGGTCGGCGTGCATCCGCTCCCGGAGGTCGGCCGCGAGGCGTTCGGCCCCCTCCCGGGCGGCGCCGGCGAGCTCCTCGTCGAGCAGGCCGCGCGCGGTCAGCTCGCGCTCCAGGAGGGCTATCGGGTCGTGGGCTCGCCATGCCTCGACCTCGGCTTCGGTGCGGTAGCGGGTGGCGTCGTCGGCGTTGGTGTGGGCCTCGACGCGGTAGGTGACGGCCTCGACGAGGGTGGGGCCGCCGCCCTCACGGGCCCGCCGCACGGCGTCGGTGAGGACCTCGTGCACCGCGGGGGCGTCGTTGCCGTCCACCAGGCGGCCGGGCATGCCGTAGCCGACCGCCTTGTGGGCGAGGCTCGGGGCGGCGGTCTGCTTGGCGAGCGGCACGGAGATCGCGAAGCCGTTGTTCTGCACGAGGAAGACGACCGGGGCCTGCCAGACGGCGGCGAAGTTGAGCGCCTCGTGGAAGTCGCCCTCGCTGGTGCCGCCGTCGCCGACCAGCGCCAGGGCGACCACGTCGTCGCCCTTGAGGCGGGCGGCGTGCGCCAGGCCCACGGCGTGCGGGAGCTGGGTGGCGAGCGGGGTGCACAAGGGGGCCACGCGGTGCTCGTGAGGGTCGTAGCCGGTGTGCCAGTCACCGCGCAGGAGGGTCAGGGCCTGCACGGGGTCGAGGCCGCGGGCGACGGCGGCGAGGGTGTCGCGGTAGCTGGGGAAGAGCCAGTCCTGCGCTTCGAGGGCGAGCGCCGCGGCGACCTGGCATGCCTCCTGGCCGGTGGAGGAGGGGTAGACCGCCAGGCGGCCCTGGCGGGTCAGGGCGGTTGCCTGGGCGTTGTACCGGCGGCCGCGCACCAGCTCGGCGTAGAGCCGCTTCAGCAGCCCTGCGTCGAGCCGGCGGGCGGCTTCCGTGCCCAGGAGGCGATACGGCTCGGCGTCCGGCAGAAGGGGCGCGGGATCGACGCGCGGCCGCCAGGTGGG
Proteins encoded in this region:
- a CDS encoding alpha-ketoacid dehydrogenase subunit beta, which gives rise to MTTTTAPAARKPATMAQALTRALRDAMAEDPAVHVMGEDVGALGGVFRVTDGLAAEFGEDRCSDTPLAEAGILGTAVGMAMYGLRPVVEMQFDAFAYPAFEQLVSHVARMRNRTRGAVPMPLTIRIPYGGGIGGVEHHSDSSEAYYLATPGLQVVTPGTVEDAYGLLRASIASDDPVVFLEPKRLYWTKSDWSPDAPTPVAPLGRAEIRRRGSSATLLTYGPSLPVCLEAAEAARAEGWDLEVVDLRTLVPFDDETVCASVRRTGRAVVVHESNGFGGPGGEIAARVTERCFHHLEAPVLRVAGFDIPYPPPMLERHHLPGVDRILDTVARLQWESRWTEGRDA
- the pdhA gene encoding pyruvate dehydrogenase (acetyl-transferring) E1 component subunit alpha codes for the protein MTVLEQPGSSRHTSGPAGPPPTWRPRVDPAPLLPDAEPYRLLGTEAARRLDAGLLKRLYAELVRGRRYNAQATALTRQGRLAVYPSSTGQEACQVAAALALEAQDWLFPSYRDTLAAVARGLDPVQALTLLRGDWHTGYDPHEHRVAPLCTPLATQLPHAVGLAHAARLKGDDVVALALVGDGGTSEGDFHEALNFAAVWQAPVVFLVQNNGFAISVPLAKQTAAPSLAHKAVGYGMPGRLVDGNDAPAVHEVLTDAVRRAREGGGPTLVEAVTYRVEAHTNADDATRYRTEAEVEAWRAHDPIALLERELTARGLLDEELAGAAREGAERLAADLRERMHADPPLEPMDLFDHVFTEQSDQLRAQAAQLRAELAAEAEGHPETATGTAPPAQEARS